Proteins from one Candidatus Margulisiibacteriota bacterium genomic window:
- a CDS encoding radical SAM protein, with protein MLAANKTRQASNFLATRQAIINRVKSAGVGGAGDFHPLKLGLGLTDRCNSRCAYCSASVGPDGKELMSPEIMAKALVGARESGIPAVVLTGGEPTTRFETLLGAAALAIRAAWLLAIQTNTKMPELTAVRLFDRLWQNGWGSRTENVLQFNLSYALSRSEEEARGLINFVRLFGESGLNGQIVIEALHDQPIPAEEGIEIMNHRLGDRLTGLGYLFQTGEKRLRVLNNFPLMVGRAKVLREMPLGAIIRENSPLLELDSYRRVEQIAEDTIAVDPLGFVYPAGLYMYLGLYPIGDLVENTLPRIIADANFDPVLIMISRGMAGDLYRLAANLYPEFGRLTATCADPFEVIADILEEPDKALAIMDKAADYLKITARE; from the coding sequence ATGCTCGCGGCAAACAAAACCAGGCAGGCCAGTAATTTTCTTGCCACCCGGCAGGCGATTATCAACCGGGTCAAAAGCGCCGGTGTTGGCGGGGCGGGCGATTTCCATCCGTTAAAACTCGGCCTTGGCTTGACCGATCGCTGTAATTCTCGGTGCGCTTACTGTTCCGCCAGCGTTGGGCCTGACGGGAAAGAGTTAATGTCGCCGGAGATCATGGCCAAAGCGCTTGTTGGAGCAAGAGAGAGCGGTATTCCCGCGGTCGTTTTGACCGGCGGAGAACCGACCACCCGCTTTGAAACTTTACTGGGAGCGGCGGCGCTGGCTATCAGGGCGGCATGGCTGCTGGCGATCCAGACCAACACCAAAATGCCGGAGTTGACCGCCGTCAGATTGTTCGACCGGCTCTGGCAGAACGGGTGGGGAAGCCGGACAGAGAACGTTTTACAATTCAACCTTTCTTACGCTTTGTCGCGTTCCGAAGAGGAAGCCAGGGGGCTTATTAATTTTGTCCGCTTGTTCGGTGAGAGCGGCCTTAATGGACAGATCGTCATCGAGGCTTTGCACGACCAGCCGATCCCCGCAGAGGAAGGGATCGAGATCATGAATCACCGGTTGGGCGACAGGCTAACCGGTTTGGGGTACCTGTTCCAGACCGGAGAGAAGCGCCTCAGGGTCTTGAACAATTTCCCTTTAATGGTAGGCCGCGCGAAGGTCCTAAGAGAAATGCCGCTCGGGGCGATCATCCGGGAAAATAGTCCGTTGCTGGAGCTCGATTCTTACCGCCGGGTCGAGCAAATCGCCGAGGATACTATTGCCGTTGATCCGCTCGGTTTTGTCTACCCGGCCGGATTATACATGTATCTCGGGTTGTACCCGATCGGCGACCTGGTCGAGAACACGCTTCCCCGGATCATTGCCGACGCCAATTTTGACCCGGTCCTGATCATGATCAGCCGGGGAATGGCGGGCGACTTGTATCGGCTGGCTGCTAACCTCTATCCCGAGTTCGGCCGGTTAACGGCAACGTGCGCCGACCCGTTCGAAGTGATCGCCGACATTCTGGAAGAGCCGGACAAAGCCCTGGCGATCATGGACAAAGCGGCCGATTACCTGAAGATCACCGCCAGGGAATAG